AGTAGGACCAACCCCCAGTGGTTGTTCACTTCCCGTGTCCTCAGAATCTACTTTTGTTTCAGTCCTTCTGGCCCATTCCCATTGTTTTCTGTCAGCGGAATGGCCATGTCCATAAACTCCAACGCTCGACTGTCAGAAATGAAGAACTTGGTTTTCTCTGTTGTCATAACGTTTGCGAGTCCATCTGTAAGCAGGCGTTTTCCCATCATCTTTCCTGCGTTTCTGGTGAATACTACATCCGTCTATTTGCCGCTTCACAGTCAAAGTGCTGTTTGTTGATGTGTAATCAAAGCAATCGGATTACGTTTGTCAGTACGAGTCAGAAAAATCTAATGTATATTTACCGTGATACCATAAAGGGTGACAGCCCTTTTTGGGCCTCAGTAATCTCGTCTTGTGAGAGACAGCTCATGATGTGGTGAAGATATCAAAGGACTTGTTTTGTGATAATTTCTAGAATGGGGTAGTTGCACAGTGCGTATACCTGTCCAAATGAATTGAGTCATGTGATAGCGTCCAGTTTTATGCAACCCAAATTGGCCATTATATTGTTTGGATAAAGGGCTCAAGATGGGGGGTTCCTGGATAGATTGTTGAAGGCAAGTGGTTCCATCAATTCAGCAGCAATGAACTTAATAGCTTTCTCATCACAGTCCTCGCCTTCTCCGTCCTTTTTCTGTGTCACAGAAGCAATAAGAAACGTTGAGGGATTTCCCAATGTATCAGGGAGtttgttatttcttctaaaacataAGGAAGTACGTGGCAACAGAAGTGGcaaatgggccgggtgcggtggctcacacctgtaatcccagctctttgggaggccgaggcaggcagatcatctgaggtcagcagttcgagaccagcctgcccaatatggtgaaaccctgtctctactaaaaatacaaaaattagccaggcgtggtggcaggcgcctgtaatcccagctactcaggaggctgaggcaggagaatcacttgaacccgggggtgggcggggaggcggaggttgcagtgagccaagaccgcccagcttgggtgacagagtgagactccgtctcaaaaaaaaaaaaaaaaaaaatggcaaatggACATTTACATGGTGAATTGAAAATTAGAATACACCAGGAAATCTGGATTCTGTTCTTAGTTGTACTTCTAACACAGTCAGTGACCTTAAACACATTTCTTTACTTTGCTCCACCTGAATTCCCTTATCTGCTGTAAAATGAAATTGTTGAACTAAGTTAAATGTTCTTAAAGATCCTTTCCAGCCCTGACATTGAACTCAGTACATCAACTTACATGATTTATTTCCACAATCTTAGCAGAATTAATTTGGATTTGTTAATTGTTTGCATTGGCTAATTATTGCTTGCACACCCTAAGACTATCTACCAGTAGTAGTTTCTTATATTAACTAAAGGTGCTGTGAAGGAAGCATGGAATTCCCCcaaaatcaaaactgaaagaaacttCTTCTTTAAGGCAAACACTGATAAAATATACAGAAGGCACCCTAGCTGCACTGGGGCCTTCTGCCCTCTTCAGCAAGTCCCGACTGAGGCGCACAGAATCATTACTGGCTCTTGTGCCACAAAGTGACATCGTCTTTGGCTGTAACACCACATGAAGAGGGAAGGAGGTGTGAGACTGTGAAGACACTCGGTACAGGTGCAGCCTCCACAGAGTAAATGTGATACTTCTCGACTTAATGACTATGTTGGGAGGTTTTCCAACTCCACCACCTTCCCAACTTCAATGAGGATCCCGGGGGAAGCTCACAGATTTACAGATCTTTTTATACTAAGGAAGAATAAAGAAGCATTCCAGTTCTAGGAGTATAAGCCAGCCACAGACTCAGGGGGCACATTTTGCACTGTctttgggagaaagaaaaagtactaaTAACAAATAAGTCTGGTGGGATTTCAGATGAATTCCAGTCTCATTCTTTTGTGATAGCAGAGAGTGAGGTTTTGATATATTCGCTCTAGAGATGGTTCTAAACATGGAGACCCACTGATATCCAGGTATACCCCCTCTCCTCTCTGATCAATCCCATTGCTAAACAAGACCAGAGCAAGGCTCAATAGTTGATGTCAAGTGCTTCTGCGAATTGCCTTCCGATTGGGGAATCAGGAGGATGTTTTTATTCAGGAAGGTATGTctgaccaatgaaacaaaatgcaGTTGGTCTCATTTTAGATTTGGCTCCTGAATCCTCAGAAATATTTGCCTTCACTGACTCTGAGGGGGAAGTATCCCTTCTCTTTGGATATATCCAGGAAGTTGCTTTATTGAGTTTTCACCAGTTTGCAGACAAGCCCAAGTCTAAATAAAATTCAAGTGTAGCCTAATATTATAAGCCTTTCTTTTATCTTGTCTATCCATCTCTCTGTCTGCCTATCTATCCTtacgtccatccatccatccatccattcatccatccatccatctatccatctgtacatccatccatccatctgtacgtccatccatccatccatccatctgtacatccatccatccatccatccatctgtacGTCCATCCATCtgtacatccatccatccatccatctgtacatccatccatccatccatccatctgtatgtccgtccatccatccatccatccatccatccatctgtccatccatccgtccatccttCCATCTGtacgtccatccatccatctgtacatccatccatccatccatctgtacgtccatccatccatctgtacatccatccatccatccatccgtacgtccatccatccatccatctgtatgtccatccatccatccatccatccatctttccatccatccgtccatccatccatctgtacgtccatccatccatctgtacatccatccatccatccatccatccatccatccatccatccatccatccatccatctgtacatccatccatccatccatccatccatccatccatccatccgtacgtccatccatccatccatctgtctgtccatccatccatccatccatccatctacctacatACCtacctaccttagcctcccagatggttgaggctgcagggagctatggtcacaccactgcagtccaacctgagTGAttcatggtcacaccactgcactccagactgggtgacagaatgagacccgtCTTTTTATAAAAAAGTGATTACGAGGGTCTCAGTGCAGAAATGGTTTCCTCCTGCCCATTGTGCCAGCTCACCCAGGCCCAGAGGTGGGAGTCATGATGTGAATGTGCTGCGTGGCGTCCGGCACCAGAAATGTGGGTATGGTGGAGGAAAAAGACACAGAGCCAGGACCAGGATATGGAAACATTTTTGAaccatatgcttttaaaaatcaccacCCCATACTAGAGAAAAGACTGAATTaggtttctgttttctctctaaaaattgataaaacaaaATTGTTGTCGTGTGAAGAGAAAATCAAAGAGTATGCTGACAAAATGTGTGGGAAAATCTAAAGCACAGggacagaggaagaaaatggaTGGCTTGGACTATATCAAAatggaaagctttttttttgttgcaaATGGTACCATTcagaaaatgacaaaagcaacccacagaatgggagaaaatttttgcaaatatatttgataaagaacCTGTACCCAGAATATATGAAAGACTCTTGCCACTCAATAATAGAAAGACAAGTCGgttataaaaatgagtaaaagatttgaatagacatttctgcaaagaagatatacagatggacaataaacacatgaaaagataattCAGCAGCTTTAGCTATCAGGGAAGCacaagtcaaaactacaatgagatacccctCATTTATACTcgcatggctagaataaaaaagataaacagtatgaagtgttgatgaggatgtggagaaattgaatccttatacactgttgaAAGTGTGAAacgaggccaggtgcagtggctcacgcctgtaatcgcagcactttgggaggctgagcgggtggatcacgatgttaggagatggagaccatcccggctaacatcgtgtctctactaaaaatacaaaaaaaaaattagccgggcacggtggcgggcgcctgtagtcccagctacttgggaggctgaggcaggagaatggcgtgaacccaggaggtggagcttgcagtgagccgagattgcaccactgcactccagcctgggcaacagagtgagactccgtctcaaaaaaaaaaaaaaaaaaaaaaaagaaaagagaaagaaagaaaatgtgaaacgATACAACCCCTGTGGAAAAGAGCTTAGCACTTTCTCAGAGTTAAACACAGTGTTATCATACGACCCAACAGTTCTAGTCTTGTTATGtacccaagggaaatgaaaaaacaTGTATCCACAAAaccttgtacatgaatgtttatagcaacatttTTCATAGTAGCCCCCaaatagaaacaacctaaatgtctatcaactgaagAATGGGTAAGCAAAATGGGGCATGAtctacataatggaatattacttggcaatgaaaaggaatgaagtgtgGTTCATTCATTGAAACATTATAGTAAGTGAAAGAACCCAGACACAAAAGGtgacatattgtatgattccttcGATGTAAAATGTCTAGAAGAGGCAAATCTGTAGATACAGTATGTAGATTAGTGGTTTTCAGGGCCTGAATTGGAACAGCTGCAGCTAATGCATATGGAATTTGTTTTAGCTGGAGATATggagataatgaaaatgttctaaaatcgaTGATGGTTTCCCAAccctgtaaatatactaaaaagcatAGAATTGTCCAATtaaaatggatgaattgtatTTCAATAGAACTGTTTTAAAAGTGTTGAAGACCACAGATACGTGTCTGTGCTGTCAAATGTATCCACTGCCTTCTAGATACACTCTAAACTCTGCAGCTTGGCTTTCAAAGCCTTTTATTTAATGgaatcctccccaccccccaccatctATACATTTGTAAACCTTACATGTTATTCAAATGCCATAATTCGTCAAACTGGATATATCTTCTCCTTCCAGAAAGATATTCCTTCATCCCTCGTATAAGCCTTAGCACAGTCTGCCTTGTGTTATATTCATATCTGTATCTGTCATATTATGTCTATCTGATCGAGAGCTCTTTAAGGCCGGGATGTCGGCTTGCTCATGTTAGCATCCTTCAGGACACCTGACCCCTAATCTCATCTGACTGGTACATGATACATTTTTATCACTTGATAGAATGAATGGGTTGTGAAATTATTAGATGTGATCCCAGATAGGATACTGTTTTTCCTGAGGTCTTTCAAGAACAGTGCAGGATCAAACTTATAGAGACATTTGTGAAACTCTCAAAACTCTGTGCAGGGTATTACTATTATCTGTAACCCTGGTAGCTATTCAAGTTAGTGTCAATTAACTTTTGGCGGCACTCTTAAGATTCCTTATCATCTACATTAGTTTGTCAGATGAGGTAATGCACTTTTTCTGGGTACAGTTGTCTTTGAAGAGATTGGCAGCGTTTCATAGTTGTAAACAAAACCGTCTCATATGCCGGACCGTGACAAAGAGGGACTAGGATGCCAGAAGCTCTGTGAAAACACTTAAATCCATTTCAGCGAGGAGGAATTGTGATCTGGTAAATAAATTAATGTCTGCTGTGTTCCTTAGCTGGGCTGCTAATGAATGGACCCCAGAGATTTTTTTGTGCTGGGTGATAAGCCCCTAATACCTATTCAAGTTCAGCGTAAAGCTCATTTTCTCTAGAAATCTttgtttaaaaacagaatttttccagtaaatacatttatcaaattaaaaatacttcaaataCACAGAGAGTGATATAACAAACAAACCACCACCTGTGTTTAACAAATGTTGGTTTTTTGTCATATctgctttggattttttttttttttttttttagctgaaaaACATTTAGAAGATAGTTGCATCATTCcttcccttcccaaatctcattgcccctccctccctttcctctgaAGCCACAATTATCTCTATCTTTACcagatatgtcttttttttttttaatggagtctcgctctgtggcccaggctggagtgcagtggcaccatctcggctcactgcaagctcctcctcctgggttcacaccgttctcctgcctcagcctcctgagtagctgggactacaggcgcctgccaccacgcccggctaatttttttgtatttttagtggagatggggtttcaccgtgttagccaggtctATCAGGAATCTTTAACTGGTTAATCTTTCAGTCCAACTTTGATATCAATTGTTAACTCTTGAGaccattttctatttcaaaactgTTTCTGAGTCATTTCTATTATTCATTTCTATTCTATTATTCTGAGATAAGAGAATCTCAGAATTCTGCAATCTACCTTCAAGCCCATTAAATGGGAATTTTTCCCAGAGAGAGTTTAAACCAGCCTCTGCGTAAGGGGAGGAGTGTAGACCCCAGATATCCTTACAGAGAAGCACTTGTCATCACACCCTTGGGAttctgggagagagagaggcatgAGAAAGCTGTGTGGCTCTGTCTTTGAAATAGAGAAGTTTGGTGACACCTGGAACATTTTTTACATGACGAATATGGTGAAATTTAACAGGCTATCAAAGTGCAGATCAGGCCAACTGAATAGCAGTTGAGGAAAATGACAAGGTGCCAGGTAGTGGAGAGAGGAAGATTAGATAACCTacttggtctatgtgcctgtgaAGACACACTCTTATGTCTTCCTTGCGTAGATACCTACCTTGTTCTAAAATAAACTtcaagtgtgtttttttttaaaaaaaaaaacatgagtacagcctgggtgacatagtgagaccttgcttctacaaaatacaaaatacaaaatctggccagacatggtggcgtgcacctgtagtcccagctccctgggaggctgaggtgggaggatcacctgagttcaggagtttgagtttgaggctgcagtgagccgtgattgcactacttcactccggcctgggcagcagaataagaccctgtctcaaaacaaaccaaaacaaaaacacgaGTGGAAGAAGAAAGCATCATGAGGTGAGGAAATGAAGGTTAAGGGAAGATGAGGATCAGAGGGAGTAACAGGTTCAATTCTAAGACGGGGTCAACATGTAGAATACCTACCATTAGGCAGGAAGCTCTGGCTAGAAGTGCCCCACAGATTGCGTCATGAGCTTCTTGATAGACAGTGGGTAAAAGAATCAGTGACACAATTTAGGGCTGTTAAGATAAAAGCAAACCAGTTGCCTAGGGAAGAATGGCCATTTCCAGCACAGATGCCTGAGAGCCATTTTTCTGAGGATGTGGTTCTCACCCTTGATGGACAATGAGGACATTCTAGCAAGCGTGCATTGTGCTCTGGAGGGGCGCGTGGGATGTGCAGGGAGCATCGCTGAGGGATGGAGGGGTTCATGTGCATCAGGACTGCCTGGAATACCGAGGGTTATTAGTGCCAATAATGCTGTCAATgacatgtgatggttaattttctgtgtcaacttgactgggctatgggatgcccagatatttggtcaaacattgttctgggtgtgtctgtgaacaAAGAGCCCTCACTAGTACAGGTGAGTCTCATCCAATCGGTCAAAGGCTTCAGTAGAACTGGCCTTCCCGTGAGTCAGACGGAACtcctcttgcctgactgctccaTCTGGGACATGCTGCTTTGGGACTCCAGCTGAAACATCTGTTCTTCCTGAGTCTCAAGGCTGCCAGCCTTTGGGCTGGAAGGACACCATCGGTCTCCTGGTTCTCAGCCCTTTGGACTGTCACTGGAACTGTGGTGACCCAGTCTCTCTTGGGTCGCCAGCTTGccaactgcagatcttgggaTCTGTCATCCTCCATACATGAGCCAGTTTCTTATACTAAATCAATAAATATCTCTCtcattatatgtataatataatatatataatatataataaatacctCTCACTATATAtactgatatatacatatatgtgtaatatatagaTATCCTCTGtgtaaaaacaatatatatatatatcctattagtcctgtttCTCCAGAGAACTCTCGTGAATACAAACATTCCATATGCAAAGAGAGATCGCGTGGTCTTAGGTGCTAgttgtaaaattatatattatatataatatataatatttaataaagcaATTATATATCttactatatataaatatctctCGCATATATatatcaatcaataaatatatctctctcactgtatgtatatatatatcctattagtcctgttcTCCAGAGAACTCTGGCAAAGACAAAACATTCCATATGCCAAGAGAGACAGCGTGGTCTTAGGTACTAGTcgtaaaattataatatatacatagagCTCCAGCCGAAGGAGAAGGGGGGTAAGTAAGGAGGTACCATGGCTCGTACAAGGCAGACTGCCCGCAAATCGACCGGTGGGAAAGCACCCAGGAAGCAACTGGCTACAAAAGCCGCTCGCAAGAGTGCGCCCTCTACTGGAGGGGTGAAGAAACCTCATCGCTACAGGCCTGGTACTGGGGCGCTCCGTGAAATTAGACGTTATCAGAAGCCCACTGAACTTCTGATTCGCAAACTTCCCTTCCAGCGTCTGGTGCGAGAAATTGCTCAGGACTTTAAAACAGATCTGCGCTTCCAGAGCGCAGCTATCGGTGCTTTGCAGGAGGCAAGTGAGGCCTATCTGGTTGGCCTTTTTGAAGACACCAACCTGTGTGCTATCCATGCCAAACGTGTAACAATTATGACAAAAGACATCCAGCTAGCACGCCGCATACGTGGAGAACGTGCTTAAGAATCCACTATGATGGGAAGcatttcattctcaaaaaaaaaaaaaaaaaaaaaattctcttcttcctgttaTTGGAAGTTCTGAACGTTAGATATTTTTTTCCATGGGGTCAAAAGGTACCTAAGTATATGATTGCGAGTGGAAAAATAGGGGACAGAAATCAGATATTggcagtttttccattttcatttgtgtgtgaatttttaatataaatgcagAGGCGTAAAGCATTAAAGCAAgttaaaatgtttcagtgaacAAGTTTCAGCGGTtcaactttataataattataaataaacctgTTAAATTTTTCTGGACAATGCcagcatttggatttttttaaaacaagtaaatttCTTATTGAcggcaaaaaaaaataataataatatataatatataatatttaatatataataaatcaaTAATTATCTATCACTATCTCTCTCACTATATatatcaatcaataaatatctctctctcactatatgtgtatatatatcctattagtcctgttcTCCAGAGAACTCTGGCAAATGCAAACATTCCATATGCCGAGAGAGAGCGTGGTCTTAGGTACTGGTTGTAGAATTATTTCACATTGGAAGAGGTAAACCTCTGGGTTCATGGGCTTTCTAACTGATATCATGGAGTGGTGGGAGGGTATTGTTTTCCCTTATCCATTAACTTTACTCCTATAATACcaatatcaataataacatttatgGCATACTTTTAAGccctttacatatattttctcatttagccTCGTGACAATATTCTAAGGGAACTGAGGCACTCAGAGCTTAGGAAACTCATTCAAGGCTGCCTAGCTAGGAAATGATGTGCTGTTTTCAAGGGCCTCATCTGAATAAAACTGTCTTCCATTTACTCTCAGCGGTGAAAATGGGGGAGAGATCTGTATTGGAAGCTCATTCAGATGTTGCCTTCTTTTGCACTTAAAGGCTTTGCTCTCTGAAGGCAGGAAGCAGCAGGCCCGTGTGCAGTGAAGgctgtgtgtgtggcgtgtgcaGGCGGCAGCAGCAACCCGGGATGGTGGGGAGAAAGCCCGTGGGAAGGAGGACGTCTGCAGGAGCGGCTGTGATGTGTGGGAAGTTGCGCTGGGCTGGCACTGTGGAAAGGTGACCTGCAGAGCTGCAGCTGCAAATGAACCACTAATTTTCCCATCTCTGCTTgcaatttacaaagcactttcctGGTGTCATGCGTAGCTCGCAAGTATCAGAGCGGGGATTGAAACTTAAGTTGTTTGACGCTAAACTCTGATTTCCTCACCCCACCTCACTGTCTTGCCAGTTCTAACTGTACCCGTCAGGAATTTCTATCAGGAATGTGTGTAAACATCAGCGTGAagctgaagaaggagaaaggaaatgggGCAGCGAAGCACACACAGAGATGTTCCTAAACAGCCAAAGCGGAAGAGAGAAGCTAGACTCGCCTCTCCCTGGATTTTCTCACCGCCTGATTGTTCCTTTCAGATGACCCGCATCTCTTGGAGCTGACCTCAGCTCAGCAAGGGTGCCTGTGACCCATGGAGCAATGGCCACTATCTCTGCATTGTGGGAGGGTGATCCGTGTTGGGTCTGCAGGGTCGTTCTCATAGCAATGAATGTGTAGATCTGTGCTTGCTGAAGCCCGGGCTGGTCCCTCTTGTATCATCGTCTCCTATTACGCAGCTTTCAGGCTGCTTTTTAGGGGAAGTTAGACTTGCCTATTCTTTTTTGGGGAAGTTAGACCTCCCTGCAGCCGAGTATGGTGGTTTGctcctgtggtcccggctactcgggaggctgaggcaggaggatcacttgagcccggagttcgaggctgcagtgagcagagatcacaccactgcactccagcttgggtgacagagtgagaccctgtctctaaaataaaataaaataaaaataaaaaataaattaaaaaaaatcaccccttggccaggcccagtggctcacacctgtaatctcagcactttgggaggctgaggtgggtagatcacctgaggtcaggagttcgagaccagcctgggcaacatggggaaaacccatctctaccgatagtataaaaattagcctggtgtgatggcgggcgcttgtgaccccagctacttgggaggctgaggcagagaattccttgaacctgggaggcagagattgcagtgagtcgagattgcaccactgcactccagcctgggcgacagagtgagactccgtctcaaataaaaggagaaaaaaaaatcaccccttAAGTCAGaatcagccatgctgaactgaggTGAGGTTTTATGCTTATCAGATTGAGGACCTCCTCTGGGGGGTGGTAGGCTGATGGCTTAGTCATCCTATAAAGAGCCCAGCATGCGACGCAGAGCTGGGTCTACCTACAGCATGGAGATGGCTATCTGGGAATAATGGGCACTAGAATTGGAGGATCCTGATGAACCACTTCCTGGCCCCTTGCTTGTACCACCTCCCTTCCCGCCAGGTAAATATTGCTGAGATACCCAGCTTCTGATTAAAGCCACATGATGGAACTTGTCCTAAGGATGCAACTGATGGCCCGTGTTAGCTTGTtggagttaaaaaatatattttaatttgtttagctCTCTGGGGAAATTATCTGAGCCTGCATGTGATAATCAACTTTCACAAGAGCTTTCAAGAAACCTGAAATgatttgagcaacaaaatgagatttttaatctACATAAATACAGGAGTCGTTTGcctctctgtttgtgtgtgtgcgagAGGAGGGGAGATTAAAACAATTCTAACTCATTCCTTCTCCTCTAGGACACTCTCATTAGCAACGGTAGGAAAATGGTCATAGGAGTGGTACCTCGCCGAACATTCTCACGCACGTTTTCCCTTTGGACTTGAAACTTCACATCAACTCTtaagggtgggggcaggggtagcAAGTGCTGCTTCCTCTTTTTATGGAAAAAAGTAGGTCTCAGAGAGGTTACGTGACATCCCCAAGTTCATGTGCTGGTGGATTGTAGAGTCAGTTCTAGAGGCCAGTTCTTTTTGGAAGCTGGCTCAATGCTCTTTCTACCTCACCGGCTGTCTCATATGAATACTAGTGATACTAATGCAAAAACATTACCATAATAGTATCTGCAAGAGAACAAATACAAGGGAAGACGGATtgatactggctgggcacagtggctcacgcctgtaatcccagcactttgggaggctgaggtgggtgaatcatgaggtcaagagatcgagaccatcctggccaacctggtgaaaccctgtctctactaaaaatacaaaaattagccaggcatggtggcgggcgcctgtagtcccagctactcgggaggctgaggcaggagaacccgggaggcggagcttgcagtgagccgagatcgggccgctgtactccagcctgggcgacagagcgagactccgtctcaaaaaacaaacaaacaaacagatggaTTGACACTGCACCTGCCTGCATCAGCCGGGCTAAGTTGGGTTAAGCTGTGGCTACACCAGATGTCTATGGCTTCACCGGTTTATGCAAAGTCCCCTGTGGGGCCAGGTCACTCTCCAGGGAAGATCTCATGACTTCCATGTCAGCAGGACTTAGGCTGCACTGAAGAGGGAAAGTGAACTGAAGAGCTTTGTCGAAAGGGCAGTTTAAGTTTGTCAGCCCAAAAATGACAGAGAAGTTCATAGCCAGTCACAGCCTGTGCGCCAGGTCTAATTGCGCAGCCCTGCCTGATGCACGGGCGGTTGTGAAACTGTGTCTTCCAAATGTGTAAGAAGGGGAGAAGACCCAGAAATACTGGTGACCACTAGCCATGAGTGCCACACTGTCTGCAGGTCTGTGCGGCCAAAAGATATGTTCTGTGGAGCGGGTTCCCCTTTAACCATGTCCCCATCACAGATCCCGCGGCAAGCATTCACACCACCTGGAATTACTTGGGAAGAACATCGCAGTGTTTAACAGATGTTTCACAGATATAAACGGTGCGGTCTTCCTAAGTCTCTGCACATGAGCAGCTAAAGACTGGGGTTCCTGTGGTGCACATACCATTTTCGTCATTAAATCCCCAGTGACTCACCTTGTCCTGAAACTGTTAAAGCTCCTTAACAAGACTGAGGTGCATCCTGATTTGGGCCTGGACACCCTCCCCAGTCTCCTCTTTCACCAGCACTCCTCCTGTCATCTGGGTTTGGGAAGCTCCTTTCAGTTCTCTCAAAGGAgcatttctctcttccccttctcgCTCTCCccacctgctgttccctctgctttgAGGTATTTCCTCCTCACTCATGTCCCTCTTTGTCCAGGTCTCAGGAGGCCTGCTCTTGTATATGAGTCCCTAGGTAGATGGCAAACCCCTTGGGGTCAGGTACAGGGACTCCTGGCAACACTTGCCCTTAAAAACTTACATtcaggccgggggcggtggctcacacctgtcattccagcactttgggaggcctaggcaggtggatcacctgaggtcaggaacttgagaccagcctggccaacatggcaaaaccccatatctgctaaaaatgaaaaaaaaaaaaaaaaaaaaaattagccag
This Rhinopithecus roxellana isolate Shanxi Qingling chromosome 8, ASM756505v1, whole genome shotgun sequence DNA region includes the following protein-coding sequences:
- the LOC104676512 gene encoding histone H3.3-like is translated as MARTRQTARKSTGGKAPRKQLATKAARKSAPSTGGVKKPHRYRPGTGALREIRRYQKPTELLIRKLPFQRLVREIAQDFKTDLRFQSAAIGALQEASEAYLVGLFEDTNLCAIHAKRVTIMTKDIQLARRIRGERA